The genomic window CTGTAAGCCCTTTTGCAACCCCTAATAAAGGGAACATTGGCGCTGCCAGTCCTTCCGAGAACCCGCCCAGCAATGAGGCCGAAAAAAGTAAGGGACAGAGCCTGAGTATGTGCAGATACGACAGACTCGTTTCATTCGAGTCATGTGCCTCACTAGCAGGGTCGCTTAAGCCTGTCATCAGTAACAAGGCGCATAGATTGCAGCCCATCATGATCAGAACACCGAATTGAAATCGGGCATTGATCAGCGCCACCAGTAGAGCAGCCGCTGCCATCGCCAAGCCGACAAAGGTCTCGACCAGACCGATGGTGCGACCACGTTGATCATCTTTGACAATTTGTGCCAACCACGACTCTGAGGCAACCCAGAAAAAACCATTACCCAGACCTATCATGCTGGCCGCCGCCAGCCACAGCCAGACGTTATCGCTGACATACAGTAGCGCCGTCATCAAAAGATTGATCGCCACACCGACACGAAAGGCGCGCCCTACTCCTAGGTGGCTAGTGAGCTTGGGTAAAAATCCCATGCCCAACAACAGCATCGCGCTTGGCATGGCGACAAAACAGCCGATAAACAGGCCAGTTTCACCGCGCGCTTCCAGCGTCAAAGCGTACAGCGGGATAGATAGCCAATGGCTCATTACCACCAAGGTGGTGGCAATCAACAGTCGCGGGAATGCGAACATGAGAATCTATTCCTTAACATAACAGGGGTAACGCGTCTGGGCCTCTAGCGCGGCGCTTAAGTCTAAGTCGTAAGTGACGAAAGGCTGCTCCAGTGTGGTTTGCGCGACGATTTCACCGTCGGGGCTCACTATCCAGCCCTGCGCGCAGGTATTTTCATCGGCATCGGGCGGCAAATGATTGGAAGTCAGTACCCAGGCACCACTACTAAATGCGGCTGCCTGCGTCGCAATCTGCCACATCGCCTGATCGTCCGCCCCCGGATAATTGGCGCGCGGATTAACAATAAGCTGTGCGCCGGCGCGTCCGTACTGGCGTGCTCGTTCTAAAAACCAGATATCGGTGCAGATCAGCATGCCGCATTGGGCCTGCGCCGTAGCGAATGTCTTAAATTCCCCTGCCCCTGGCTGATACCAACTGGCCTCCCAAAAACCTGCTTCGTCAGGCAGATAATGCTTGGTATGTATATCTTGATGCTTGCCATTTTCGGTAAGAAACCCCCGATTATGGCGGCGCCCGCCGGTACTCACTGGCCGCGTGCCGACGGTGGCGTAGGGCAAATCCATCAATTGGTGCAGATAGGCTTGATGCGTGTTCAGCGCTGCTTGCCATAGCTCAGCTTGATAATGTGGGCTGCCACATAACCAGGGCGAAAATGGCAGCTCGGGCAAGACCAGTAACTCACTTTGCGATTGCTGCAGGTGTACCAACAAGCGCTTCCATTGGGAGGGAAACTTATGCGTGGCGCTGGATAGCTCGCAGACCGTGACTTTCATAATATTCTGTTCTTCTCTGTTGAGTCTTCAACGCACAAATTTACCGTCACGCCCTATCAATACCAGCTCGACAAATTTTGAGCCTTCATGATGCTTGCCTGAAAAACGTAGCTGAAAATCGCCGAGATCAATGGGGCCCATACGCTCTGCCGTGTCGATAAATTTTTCTCTGCTTAGATCGCGCCCAGTTTCCTTTAGAATCGCCACAAAGCTCTTGGCTGCCATATAACCTTCCAGGCTAGTGAAGTCGTACTCGGTCTTGCCAACTTTTTTCATGGCCTTACGATATTCTTCAACGATCGCAAACTTCGGACTCCACGGTGATGGCACGGCGTTCGAGATGACGACACCACTGCCTTCCTTGCCCAATGCTTCCGAAAGTGCACGGGCACCGACCAGTGACAAACTATAGAATTGCCCTTTGTAGCCGGCAAGTCGTAGTTGCTTAATTAAAGTCGCGCTGGAGCCATAGGTACTAGCGAGCAAAATCACCTCAGGTTTTTTTTCCATGAAAATATTCACGGCCTGACGGATATCAAAATCGTCTTCAAAATTGACGCTGGGTGGCACCATCGCGACGCAGCTTAAAGGCAGATTAATTTGTTTGAGCTCGGCTTTAATATTTTTGAGTATGCCTAGGCCATCACTATCGTTTTGGTAAAATACCGCGACGTTGGCCACCTTGGAAATCGCCAGTTGCCTGACGATATACGCGGCCTCTTGTTCATAGCTTGCGCGCAGATTGAAGATGTAGCGATTAAACGGAGTGCGCAAACTGGCCGCTCCTGAAAGCGACCCAAAAAACGGTACTTTGGCTTTGGTAAACAGCGGAATCGCCGCTTCGCTGGTGGCGCTGCCGACATAGCCGAACAGGGCGAACACCTTATCTTGTTCTATCATTTGCCTGGTGTTTTCTAGCGCGCCAGCCGCCACATACATATCATCCTCTATTTGCAGTTCTATCTTTCTGCCATACACCCCACCTTGTGCATTGATCGCATCGAAATACAGTTTGGCACCAAAATTCATCTGCACCCCGAGAACGGAGGCGGCACTAGAGATGGCGGCTGATTGCCCTAGCAGTATCCGTTCAGCACTGACCCCATTCTCGGCCTGTACTGAAAGGCTACTGACAAGCACTAAGGCGGAGATCAGACTACGGCATGTAAAAGCTGGCGTTACAGATGAAAATTTCAGCATGTGTGAACTTTCGGTTTTGTAGGCAGAGCCTCCGGCCGGAAACCCTGAAACGCTAAATAGAGCTAGCCGATACGCATCCAGGTGGTTTTCAGCTCGGTGTATTTATCAAACGCATGCAGCGATTTATCGCGTCCGTTGCCTGACTGTTTATAGCCGCCGAACGGCACCGTCATATCGTCTTCGTCATAGGCATTGACATGCACAGTGCCGGCTTTGAGTGCGCGTGCAGTCTGTATCGCTTTATTTAAATCTGAAGTCCAGACTGCGGCTTGCAGGCCGTAGGGCGTGGCATTGGCCAGCCGTATTGCCTCCTGCAAATCGCTAAAGCCAAACACCGATAAGACGGGGCCAAAAATCTCTTCGCGTGCGATCGTCATGCTACTGTCTACACCGTCAAACAGCGTCGGCGAGACGTAGCAACCACCACTATCGCTGCGTTGTTGCACTCCGCCTGAGAGCAATTTCGCGCCTTCGGTCTTACCCGCTTCGATGTAGCTCAAGACTGATTTTAGTTGTATGCCATCGACAATCGCTCCCATCACGGTATTCTCGTCCAAAGGGTCGCCGACCTGGAAGCTCGGCATCAAAGCCAGCGCTTTTTCCAGGAACTGCGCCTTGATAGACTCTTCAACAAATAGTCGGGATGGCGCATTGCAGCTTTCGCCCTGATTAAAAAACATGG from Undibacterium parvum includes these protein-coding regions:
- a CDS encoding MFS transporter → MFAFPRLLIATTLVVMSHWLSIPLYALTLEARGETGLFIGCFVAMPSAMLLLGMGFLPKLTSHLGVGRAFRVGVAINLLMTALLYVSDNVWLWLAAASMIGLGNGFFWVASESWLAQIVKDDQRGRTIGLVETFVGLAMAAAALLVALINARFQFGVLIMMGCNLCALLLMTGLSDPASEAHDSNETSLSYLHILRLCPLLFSASLLGGFSEGLAAPMFPLLGVAKGLTAQQAALLMSLIGVVNIASQYPIGYCCDRWHESRVFHLCIMLAVAGALSMALLPVLYLAVGVTIWALGVGSGYTLAIIVAGRYFSGGSRVAAMALTLIGYNFGTILGPIVGGAALDYFGASGISIVLILACVLAWPFIRAPQARLA
- a CDS encoding carbon-nitrogen hydrolase family protein — translated: MKVTVCELSSATHKFPSQWKRLLVHLQQSQSELLVLPELPFSPWLCGSPHYQAELWQAALNTHQAYLHQLMDLPYATVGTRPVSTGGRRHNRGFLTENGKHQDIHTKHYLPDEAGFWEASWYQPGAGEFKTFATAQAQCGMLICTDIWFLERARQYGRAGAQLIVNPRANYPGADDQAMWQIATQAAAFSSGAWVLTSNHLPPDADENTCAQGWIVSPDGEIVAQTTLEQPFVTYDLDLSAALEAQTRYPCYVKE
- a CDS encoding ABC transporter substrate-binding protein, producing the protein MLKFSSVTPAFTCRSLISALVLVSSLSVQAENGVSAERILLGQSAAISSAASVLGVQMNFGAKLYFDAINAQGGVYGRKIELQIEDDMYVAAGALENTRQMIEQDKVFALFGYVGSATSEAAIPLFTKAKVPFFGSLSGAASLRTPFNRYIFNLRASYEQEAAYIVRQLAISKVANVAVFYQNDSDGLGILKNIKAELKQINLPLSCVAMVPPSVNFEDDFDIRQAVNIFMEKKPEVILLASTYGSSATLIKQLRLAGYKGQFYSLSLVGARALSEALGKEGSGVVISNAVPSPWSPKFAIVEEYRKAMKKVGKTEYDFTSLEGYMAAKSFVAILKETGRDLSREKFIDTAERMGPIDLGDFQLRFSGKHHEGSKFVELVLIGRDGKFVR